Below is a window of Actinomycetota bacterium DNA.
GAGGTGGAATCCATCTTCACCATGGGCAACGGCTACCTGGGGACCCGTGGGTCCCTGGCCGAACAGGACGAGGCGTCGAGTCCCGCCACCCTGGTAGCCGGGGTATTCGACCGGCGCAGCCAACCGGCCCCGGACGAGATGCCCATCTTCCCCGACTGGCTCTTCACCCGTATCTACGTAGACGACGAACGCATACAGATGAAGCGCAAGAACATCGTGGAGCACCGGCGCATACTGGACATGCACAAGGGGGTGCTCTTCCGCGAGCTGCTCTACGAGGACATCACCGACCGCGTGACCCGGGTGCTCTTCCTCTGCTTCGCCTCCCTCGCCGATCCCCACGCCCTCGCCCTGCGCGTGACCGTCATACCACGTAATTACCGGGGCGAACTCAGGCTGGAGACGGGGCTGCGGCTGAACCCGCGCAGCAACCCTCCCCTGCGCGGCCTGGAGAGGATGACCGGCGGATACGCGGACTCGGACACCGGGGTGTTCGTGCGCGCCCAGACGCTCTTCACCGCCATCGACGCGGCTATGGCACAGCAGAGCCGCATCGCCCCCGGCTTCGTGGAGCCGGAGCACTCCTATGGCAGTGACGACCTTACCGTTCTGGAGAGCTGGCGCTGGATCGGCGATATCGCCCAGGAGGTGACGCTGGAGAAGTTCGTCAGCGTCTTCACCTCGCTGGATGGAGTGGACGCGCAGCAGGCGGCGCTGGCGCACGCGGCGGAACAGCTGCAGCACGATTTCGAGGAGCTGATGCTCCAGCACATGGCGGCCTGGGAGGAGCGCTGGAAGACCGCCGCGGTGCATATTAGCGGAGACCCCGAGGCCCAGCGCTGGGCGAACTTCGCCGCCTACCACCTCATCAGCGCCGGCAACGCGGGCAACGATCGCGTATCCATCGGGGCCCGTGCCCTCTCCGGCCCCATCTACAAGGGCCATATCTTCTGGGACTCGGAGATGTTCATCCTGCCCTTCTTCGTCTTCACCCATCCCGCCACGGCGCGCGCTATGCTCATGTACCGCTATCACACCCTGGGAGGAGCGCGGGCCAACGCGGCACTGGGCGGCTACCGGGGCGCCCAGTACGCCTGGGAATCCACCGGCGACGGCAAGGAGATGACCCCTCCCGCGGCCCTCGCTCCCGACGGCGAGGTCATCCCCATCCTCTCCGGCCACCTGGAGCACCATATCACGGCGGACGTGGCCTACGGGGTGTGGACCTACTGGTGCGCCACCCGCGATGAGGAATTCCTCCTGGAGGCGGGGGCGGAGATCCTGGTGGAGACGGCCCGCTTCTGGGCAAGCCGCGCCCGGCTGGAAGAAGACGGCCTCTACCACGTCCGCGGGGTCGAAGGCCCCGACGAGTACCATGAGGAGGTTGACGACAACCTCTATACCAACCTGATGGCCGCCTACAACCTGCGCCATGCCGTGGAAGCGGTCAGGATCCTGAGGGATGACCACCCGGAGGAATGGCGCCGAATGCGGAAAAAGCTCGCCCTGCGGGCAAAGGAGCCGGACGCGTGGAGCGAGGTGGCGGAACGCATGTACGGCAACGGGGAGAGCGGCCTCCTCGAGCAATTCGCGGGCTATTTCCAGCTTGAGGACATCGATGTCCGCCGCTATGAGCCGCACACCGTGGCCCTGGACACCATCCTCGGGAGGGAAAAGACCGCCGCCTCCCGCCTGGTCAAGCAGGCGGACGTGGTCATGGCGCTGTACCTGATGGAGGACAGCTACGACCCGCGGACCATAGAGGAGAACTTCCTCTATTACGACCGGCGTACCGCCCACGGTTCCTCGCTCTCCCCCGCCATCTACGGGCTGGTGGCGGCACGCCTGGGGATGACCAGGACGGCCATGGAATACCTGCGCAGGGCGGGCACTATCGACTTGGGCGACAGCATGGGCAACGCCGCGGGCGGGGTGCACGCAGCGGCGCTGGGCGGCCTGTGGCAGCTGCTGGTAATGGGTTTCGCGGGGGTGAGGGCCTGGGACGCGGGGCTCTTCATCTACCCTAAGCTGCCGTCGCGCTGGCGCCGTCTGGAGTTCTCGCTCAACTGGCGCGGCGCGTGGCTGGATTTCGACATCAGGCGCAACCGCAGCATCACGCTGCAGGTCTCCGGGCCGCAGGGCATCGAGGTTGCGGTGGGCACATTTGGACGCGAACCTCGCATGGTACGTACCGGGGGCCTATACGTTTCGACCTGGTCCGGGAAGGGCTGGGGCGACTTCGAGGAAGAGGGTGGAGGCTGATGGCCGTCGGACAGCGGCGGGCGTTGGTCCTGCCCCTGGACGGGTCAGTCGCCTCGGCCAGTGCCCTCGGAGCCGCCCGCGCCCTGACGCGGCGTGTGGGCGGGGTGCTCCACGTGGTGCACGTCACCGACCATCCCGTGCCCCACCACCGCCTGGCCCGGCGGTTGCAGATCGCCCCCATGCAGGAGGACTTCGTGTTCCACCAGCCGCGCGGGGAAGTGGCGGGCGCCGTCCTGGACCTGGCGAAATCAGTGCAGGCGTGGATGATCGTGCTCTCGGGCCATGGCCAGTCCAACGACCCGGAACGGCTGGCCGGCCAGACCGCCCTCGACCTCATACAGCGCTCCACCCTGCCGATCACGGTGATCCGCGCCGCCATGCGCGAGTTGCCCGGTCCGGAGTGGCGCCCGTCCAGGATGC
It encodes the following:
- a CDS encoding glycosyl hydrolase family 65 protein; this encodes MRRKAYRIIVFDWDGTAVRDRAADARPVALALRDLLQLDVYVVVVTGTNYDNIERQFACHISGPGKRNLYICTNRGSEVYGFDAHSELFLLYHREATHEENQALDRVAEALKAEVETGSGLTIDIVYNRLNRRKIDLIPEWPDPPKSRIGKLLRQTERRLREGGYAPGIKGVYEAAERYSRQMGLADARITSDVKHVEVGLTDKSDSLRWILREVAERRNISYGDVLVLGDEFGPIAGFEGSDFRMVLPGVEGITYVSVGKEPNGVPAGVEPRGGGPAEFLRIIKDQAYLRRLFLPSSDPTFLVVEEGYDPVREREVESIFTMGNGYLGTRGSLAEQDEASSPATLVAGVFDRRSQPAPDEMPIFPDWLFTRIYVDDERIQMKRKNIVEHRRILDMHKGVLFRELLYEDITDRVTRVLFLCFASLADPHALALRVTVIPRNYRGELRLETGLRLNPRSNPPLRGLERMTGGYADSDTGVFVRAQTLFTAIDAAMAQQSRIAPGFVEPEHSYGSDDLTVLESWRWIGDIAQEVTLEKFVSVFTSLDGVDAQQAALAHAAEQLQHDFEELMLQHMAAWEERWKTAAVHISGDPEAQRWANFAAYHLISAGNAGNDRVSIGARALSGPIYKGHIFWDSEMFILPFFVFTHPATARAMLMYRYHTLGGARANAALGGYRGAQYAWESTGDGKEMTPPAALAPDGEVIPILSGHLEHHITADVAYGVWTYWCATRDEEFLLEAGAEILVETARFWASRARLEEDGLYHVRGVEGPDEYHEEVDDNLYTNLMAAYNLRHAVEAVRILRDDHPEEWRRMRKKLALRAKEPDAWSEVAERMYGNGESGLLEQFAGYFQLEDIDVRRYEPHTVALDTILGREKTAASRLVKQADVVMALYLMEDSYDPRTIEENFLYYDRRTAHGSSLSPAIYGLVAARLGMTRTAMEYLRRAGTIDLGDSMGNAAGGVHAAALGGLWQLLVMGFAGVRAWDAGLFIYPKLPSRWRRLEFSLNWRGAWLDFDIRRNRSITLQVSGPQGIEVAVGTFGREPRMVRTGGLYVSTWSGKGWGDFEEEGGG
- a CDS encoding universal stress protein, translated to MAVGQRRALVLPLDGSVASASALGAARALTRRVGGVLHVVHVTDHPVPHHRLARRLQIAPMQEDFVFHQPRGEVAGAVLDLAKSVQAWMIVLSGHGQSNDPERLAGQTALDLIQRSTLPITVIRAAMRELPGPEWRPSRMLVPLEETPLADCVIKQVFDLAREMQLDLDILHITGAKKKPPMELATFSSPRYLDHPQYDWPAWNEEFLYRFYTYLHPDARLRLFHRRGRPDAVVLRFTMENGEDFIALSWRGLLQDKVAETVRGVLARAEVPVLLIRT